The Pseudanabaena sp. ABRG5-3 genome includes the window TCTACTCCATCACCGAGTTTCCCAACACCAGTCTGGCAAGCGCTGAGTATAACCAAATCTATATTGGGAATTTGCCAATCGCTGATCTCATTTAGACGGATTTTATCGCCATTGCCAAAGATAATGAACGAATTGTCTGGTACGCCAGTATTAAATTCAGCATGGGAGGCGAGATGGAGAATGTTGTGGTCTTTGAATTTAGACTCGAGCGCTTGGCGACTAAACTGGTCTTCAGTTAAAGTAACAGAGTTTTGGAATGAATTGGCGATCACTTGGACTTCTTTGAGGGTAGCAGGTAATCCCAATTGTCCAAATCTTTTCTCCCCTGCTTTCCCACCAAACGCTCCTGCTAGGATATTAGGCTGAGTTTTAGGCTTTGGGGAAAAGTCCGATAGGCTATAGGCGATCAGGTTACTGATTTGATATTTTTCAATCAGCCATTTTTTGCCGTCATATAGCGCCGCAAGGGGAACATATCGCATTTGTCCATCAGGTGCGTAGAGAATCGTTTGGGCTTTGGTTTGGATGAGTTCTGCTTCGATGGGTTTGATTAGTAGATTGTAAAGGGCAACAGCCGCAGCTTTATAATCTTCAGAAGTTGTATCGAGCAGTCCCGTTCTGTAATTATTAATTAAGTCTTCTAATTCTTTTTGGGAGATTTTGACAGTGTGGTTGAGGGGAGGGGAATTAGGAGAGAAGAGGATTAGCTCGAGGCGATCGCTTAAAATTAATGGATAAAGTAACACTGTACCTTGAGGAATTTGTTGCAGATAGTCAGGAATTTTGTTTAGCTCCGATGTAGGGATTTGGCGGATCTGATTAGCAAGTTGCAGATTGATTTCTGGGCTATTCTCCAACTTTAAAATGGGCAACTGACGACCAATCACTTTCTCTGGTTCTAAGAGCTTTACCCCCTGAGCCGTTCTATCGTTCCCTTTCACATTTTTGAGATAGTCTTCTAGCTCCTGCACTTTTAGGAGATCGAGGACTTGTAGGGCTTCTATTATCCTTCCTTGCGTTAGCAGTAGACTTGCCAGATGGCGATAGGTGCGGGCAACTGTATCCAAAAAAGACTTCTGTTCTTCTTTACTTAGTCCGCGCAGATCTTTACGGATCGATTCTTGGATATTAACTGATTTCTTGTAAGCAAGGATGGATAATGTCGTTTGGTTGAGGTCAGCAAAGATTACTCCCAAGTTATTGAATACTCTTCCTTCCCCTCGCCGATCGCCAAGTTCGATCGTGATCGCTAAGTCTCGCTGATAAAAGGGGAGCGCTTTGTCGTACTGTCTGAGTTTGTTGTAAATGATGCCAAGTCCACCAACGGCTCGCCCTTCAGTGACGCGATCTTTAATTTCATAGGCGATCGCTAGTTGTTGGTGGTGGAAGGTAAGGGCTTTTTGATACTGACCTAATTCGCGGTAAGCAATACTAAGATTGCCGAGAGTACTTGCTTCCTCCTTGCGATTTTCGCTATCGCGGAATATTTCTAAAGCTTGTTGGTAAAAGGTAACGGCTTCTTTATATTTCAGTAAATTACTATAAGCGATACCAAGATTGTTGAAAGCCCTGCCTTGACCATTAAGGTCTTTGAATCCGCGAGCGATCGCCAAATCCTGTTCGTAAAAGGTAATTGCTTTTTGGTACTGACCTAATTCCCGATAAACAATGCCCAGACCACCGAGCGCTCTTCCCTCTCCCGCACGGTCTTTGATTTCGCGAGTAATGGCTAACTGTTGTTGATGAAAATTAATTGCTTGCTGATATTTCCCTAGCTCGCGGTGAGCAATCCCAAGATTCCCGACGGCATTTCCTTCATTCTGGCGATCCTTAAGTTCTTGGAATATCTCCACAGCCTGTTGGTAGAAGGCGATCGCTTTTTCGTACTGTCCTAGGAGGATGTAGCTAAGTCCAAGACTATCAAGGGCATTGGCTTCACTTTTACGATCATTGAGTTCACGGGCGATCGCTAAACGCTGTTGAAAAAAATTAACTGATTTGTCGTACTGTCCCAGCATGTAGTAGGCAATGCCGAAATTGTTCAGTACTTTTCCTTCGCCTGCACGATCTTTGATTTCTCGATAAATTTGCAGGGTCTTCTGCCATGTTTGAAAGGCAGCTTGAGTCTGGTTATTGCGATATTGCTGCAATCCTTGGTTTAGCAATCTACCTGCCTCTGCTCTGCGGTCAGATGCTTCTTGCGCCCATAGGCGATCGCTACCCAATATTGGTACGGACAAGCAAGACAAAAGAGTGACCAATGCGATCGCGCCCAAACCTTTATTCATGGCAAAAATTCTTCTCCTAAATCACAAAATTTGATCGCGCCTCACAACAGTCCATCTAAACTTTAAACCCAAATTGCTGTTTCGCTAGCGTAGCTAGCGGAACAGCAATTTGGGTTTATTTTATAACTATGCTGAGATACTTAATACCAAAACTCAAAATGGCTATGCCATTTTGTAGTTTTAAAACCCCTCAATGGGTTTGGTTTTTAATTCACGAAAGTGTGACAACACTTTCGTGAATTGGGATAACAAATGACTACAATCCATTGCCGATCGCAAAAAATGCTGACCAATAATTTGGATGATTATATTTTGGTGATTTGATCAAAGTAACTTGCGCTCTATTTAATGCTTCAGTAGGTGTGACATCACCTTTTTTGAGTTCACCATAAAAAGCTTCCATTAATGCTTGAGTACCTTCATCGTTGACAGACCAAAGTGAAGCGATCGCGTTTTTTGCTCCTGCTTTCTGGACTTGATAACCAAAGCCTAAGATTTCTACACCATCGCCCAACTTACCAACTCCAGTCTGACAAGCACTTAGCACGATCAAATCGATATTCGGAATTTGCCAATCGGTGATTTCATTGAGACGAACTTTGTCACCGTTGCCGAAAATAATGAAGGAGTTATCTGGAACGCCTATGTTAAATTCGGCATGGGTGGCAAGATGCAGAATATTATGATTTTTGAATTTTGCTTCGATCGCTTGGCGACTAAAATTCTCTTCGGTTAACGTGACTGAGTTTTGAAATAAATTGGCGATCGCTTGAACTTCTGTAAGCGTCGCTGGCAAAGCATTTTGTCCAAATTTTTTCTCTCCTGCTTTACCGCCAAATGCTCCTGCGAGGATGTTGGGTTGAGTTTTTAGATTTGGCGCAAAGTCGAAGAGGCTGTAGGCAATCAGATTATTAATGCGGTATTTCTCTGCTAGCCATTGTTTGCCGTCATAGAGTGCGGCTAGGGGAATATAGCGCAAGATGCCATCGGGTGCGTAGAGGATTGTGGTGACTTTGGCTTGGGTGAGATCGGCTTCGATGGGTTTAATCAGTAATTTGTATAGTTTTGCCGCAGGTTCTTTGACATCTTCAGAGCCAGAATCAAGGAGACCAGATCTAAAATCAATCACTAGGGTTTCTAGCTCTTTTTGCGAGATGTTGACGGTGCGGCTGATGGGAGTGGTATTGGGTGTGAAGAGGATGATTTCGAGTCTGTCGCCTAAAATCAAGGGATAAAGTAAAGCTGTTCCTTGAGGGATTTTTTGGAGATAGTCGGGTACTTTGTTGATTTCTGATTTGGGAAGTTGTTGGATTTTGTTGGCAAGCTGGCTGTTAATTTCCTTGCTATTCTCAAAGCTAACCGCTAACAGCTCATCGTTAATCGCTTTCTCTGGTTCTAAAAGTCGGACTCCTTGCGCCGATCTGTCACTGCCTTTGATATTTTTAAAGTAGTCTTCGAGTTCTTGGACTTTGAGGAGATCAAGTACTTGTAGGGCTTCCATGATACGTCCTTGTTTAAGAAGGAGATCCGCAAGGTTGCGATAGCTACTTGCAATGGTATTGGTAAAAGATTGCTGTTCTTCTTCTCTAAGTCCTTTGAGACTTTGGCGAATAGACTCAAATACATTAACAGATTGCTTATAAAAGAGAATCGAGATTTCAGTCTGATCAAGTTGATTAAAGTCAACACCCAAATTATTGAGTGATGTTGCTTCACCTTGACGATCGCCAATTTGCTTTTTGATTGCCAAGGACTGCTGATGCAAATCAATTGCTCTTGGATACTGTCTAATATTTTTGTAGGCAACACCCAAATTATTGAGTGATCTTGCCTCACCTTGGCGATCGCCGATTTTCTCCTGCATTTCTAAAGCTTGTCGATAGAAGTCAATTGCCTTTTGATATTGTCTAAGCCTGTCATATGCTGCACCCAAATTATTGAGTGATCTTGCTTCAATACTGCTCTCTCCGATTTGCTTAGCGATCGCTAATGCTTGCTGATAAAAATCAATCGCCTTCTGGTACTGTCCCAGATAGTCATATACAAGCCCCAAGTTATTGAGTGACGTTGCTTCACCATCGCGATTACCAATTTGCTTTTTGATCGCTAAGGCTTGCTGATAGAAGTCTATTGCTTTCTGGTACTGCCCCAGATTTTTGTATATAGCACCCAAATTATTGAGTGATCTTGCCTCACCATTGCGATCGCCAATTTGCTTTTTGATTGCTAAGGCTTGCTGATAAAAAACAATAGCTTTCTGATACTGACCAAGATTATCGGAAGCAAGCCCTAAATTATTGAGGGATATTGATTCCCCTTCGCGATCGTCAATTTTCTTTTGAGTTGCTAAGGCTTGCTGATAGAGTTCTATTGCTTTCTGGTACTGTCCAATATTGTTATAAGCTAACCCCAAATTATTGAGTGACGTTGCTTCTCCATAGCGATGACCGATTTGCTTTTGGATTGCTAAGGATTGCTGATAGAGTTCTATTGCTTTCTGGTAATGTCCGAGACTATCGTATGCGCCACCTAAATTACTGAGTGCCATTGCCTCCCCTTTGCGATCGCTGATTTGGGTTGTGATCGCTAGAGATTGTTGATAGAAGTCAATGGCTTTCTGATATTGTCCAAAGTTTTCGTAGGCAGTACCTAAATTATTAAGTATGGTTGCTTCGCCTTGACGATCTTTGATTGTGCGATAGATTTCTAAAGCTAGTTGCCATGTTTGAATGGCTTCTCGATAACGACTAGCTTGATATAACTGATTTCCTTGCCTTAATAGTCGAGTTGCTTCTGTCTTGGAGTCTTGTGTTGTTTGAGCTTGGATACTTTCAATGATTGTGATTGACATCGGCAAACAAGACAAACAAGCCAACATTACAATACCGATCGCCTTATTCATCGTCAACATACTCACATTTACATCAAAACCCGCAGTAGCACAACAGCCAGCATAAAGCGATATTGCCAAAAACAGGCGATCGTTACAAAAAACATAACCAATCCAAATATGCTGATTTCTAACATGTCTGTAGATGTTGTGGCACAACTGACTGGACTGACTGCTAAGCAAGTGCAGAAACTGCAAAAGCTATCAAATAAAAATTCCCAAATCACCTTTGCTCTTTTGCAAAGGAACCAGTTTTTTGTGATCGTTTTGTAAATACTGCCTACAGCCCATTTCCAATCGCAAAAAATGCCGACCAATAATTTGGATGATTGTATTTTGGTGATTTGATCAAAGTAACTTGCGCTCTATTTAATGCTTCAGTGGGGGTGATATCGCCTTTTTTGAGTTCCCGATAAAAAGCTTCCATTAATGCTTGAGTACCTTCATCGTTGACAGACCAGAGAGAAGCGATCGCATTTTTAGCGCCTGCTTTCTGGACTTGATAGCCAAATCCTAAAATTTCTACACCATCGCCAAGCTTACCAACTCCAGTCTGACAGGCACTCAGCACGATCAAATCTATATTGGGAATCTGCCAGTCGGTAATTTCATTGAGACGGATTTTGTCGCCATTACCAAAAATGATGAAGGAGTTATCAGGTGTACCCGTATTAAACTCAGCATGGGTAGCAAGATGGAGAATATTATGATTTTTGAATTTCGATTCGATCGCTTGGCGGCTAAAGTTCTCTTCGGTTAACGTGACTGAGTTTTGAAATGAATTGGCGATCGCTTGAATTTCTTTAACCGTAGCAGGTAAAGCGGTTTGTCCAAATTTTCGCTCACCTGATTTACCGCCAAAGGCTCCTGCGAGGATGTTGGGTGAGTTTTTGGGTTGTGTAGAAAAGTCGAAGAGACTATAGGCAATCAAGTTACTAATGCGGTACTTCTCTGCTAGCCATTGTTTGCCATCATAGAGTGCAGCTATGGGAATATAGCGTAGTTGTCCATCTGGTGCATAGAGGATCGTTGTAGCTTTGGCTTGGACAAGTTCGGTTTCTATGGGTTTAATCAGCAATTTGTAGAGTTGTGCCGCAGGTTTTTTGACATCTTCGTTGCTAGCGTCAAGGAGTGCAGCCCTAAAATCAATCACTAGGTTTTCTAGTTCTTTTTGCGATATTTTGACGGTGCGGCTGATGGGCGTGGTGTTGGGTGAGAAGAGGATGATTTCGATGCGATCGCCTAAAATTAAGGGATAAAGTAAAGCTGTTCCTTGAGGGATTTTTTGGAGATAGTCGGGTACTTTGTTGATTTCTGATTTGGGAAGTTGTTGGATTTTGTTAGCAAGTTGTCTGTTAATTTCCTTGCTATTCTCAAAGCTAACAGCTAACAGCTTATCGCTAATCGCTTTCTCTGGTTCTAACAATCGAACACCTTGCGCCGATCTATCACTGCCTTTTATATTTTTGAGATAGTCTTCGAGTTCTTGAAATTTGAGCAAATCGATGACCTGTAGAGCCTCCATAACTCGCCCTTGTTTAATTAGCAAATCAGCAAGACGCTTATAACCATCAGCAACTGTTTCTAAATAGGATTGCTGAGCGGTTTTGGGGAGTCCCCGAATATCTTTGCGAATAGATTCACTAATATTGATCGATCTTTTATAAAAGAGAATCGCCAGTTCGGGTTGTTGTTGGGCAGTAAATAAATAGCCCAAATTTTTGAGTGTAGCGCTTTCACCATAGCGATCACCTATTTGTTGAACGGTGGCTAGAGCTTGATAGTAATAATTCAATGCTTTGGGGTACTGCCTTGAAATTGTGTAGGCACTACCCAGATTTGTGAGAACACTACCTAGTCCCTCGCGATCACCGATTTCCTGATAGATATTTAAAGACTGCTGGTAAAACTCAATTGCTTTTAAATATTGTTTTTGGTAGTGATAGGCAACTCCTAAATTGTTTAGCCATGCTCCTTCATTTTGGCGATCGCCTATTTGTTTGGCACTCGCGAGGGACTGTTGATAAAACTGAATTGCCTTTGGATATTGTTGGAGATAGTAGTAAGCATTGCCTAAATTGCCTAGCAATTTCCCTTCCCCCTTGAGATCGCCTATTTGCTTAGTGATCTCAAGGGACTTCTGATAAAAATCAAGCGCTTTTTGGTATTGTCCTAGAGAATTATGGACATTGCCCAGATTATTGAGCCAAATTGCGGTGCTATGACGATTATTAGTTTGCTGAGCGATCGCTAAAGACTGTTGATAAAATTCAATCGCCTTTTGGTACTGTCCCAAATAATAGTAAGCGTTACCTAAATTGCCTAAAGTGATTCCTTCGCCTTGACGATCGCCAAGCTTTTGGTCAATGACCAAAGACTGTTGAAAAAATTCAATTGCTTTTTGATACTGTCCCAAAGAGTTGTAAGTACTTCCCAAATTACCAAGCGCACTTCCTACACTTTTTTGATCGCGAAGTTGCTTAGCAATGACTAAAGATTGTTGATAAAAATTAATTGCTTCTTGGTACTTTCCAAGGGAATTATAAGCGTTGCCCAAACTCAAAAGTATGGTTCCTTCCCCATCGCGATCGCTAATTTGCCTAGCAATTGCTAAGGATTGATGGAAAAGTTCGATGGCTTTTTGATGTTGACCGATGGAGTCGTAGGTATTGCCTAAATTACCAAGTGCAAGACTTTCCCATTGGCGCTTGCCCATTTGTTTAGCAATTGCTAAAGACTGTTGATAAAAATCAATTGCTTTTTGATATTGTCCGAGGGAATTATGCACATTCCCTAAACCATTAAGAGAATTTCTCTGTATATCACGAATCACAATGCAGCTTTTATCTTTTGGCAAGTTAGCACAAACACTTTCGCTAGTTTGCTCAGCGATTGCTAGAGATTGCTGATAAAATTCAATGGCTTTTTGCTTTTGTCCTAGAAAGTTATACACATTGCCTAAACTATTTAATACATTGCTTTGCGATTGGAGATCGGCAATTTGAATAGCAATTTCCAATGCTTGCTGGTAATATGCGATCGCTTTTGCAGAATCTTTTAAACTGCGATAGACTTGTCCCAAGTTAATCAGAATTTTGGCTTCATTGCTGCGATCTTTGAGACTACGATAAATTTGTAAAGCTTGTTCCAAAGATTTTAATGCTTCTGGATATTGTTTTGCCTGATATAAGGTTCGGGCTTGTTCTCGCAACCGCTCTGCTTGTATTTTTGAGTTTAGGATTGTTTGGTCTTGAGGAGTTGTGATTGAACCTTTTTCTTGCGCCAATAAACGATCATCTTGACTTATGGGGATGGAAGTACAGGCTAAACAGGTTGTTATAATAATTGGGGGTAAGATTTTTCTGAATGTGATTCTATGCTTACTCATAGTAGAAGTTTGCCTCCTATATAATCTAGAAATTCATACCTAATCTCTACAAGCCATTACCAATCACAAAAAATGCTGACCAGTATTTAGGATGATTGAACTGCGACGACTTAATTAGTGAAATTTGAGCTCTGTGCAATGCTTCAGCAGTAGTAACATTACCTGTTTTGAGTTCCTTATAAAATGCTTCCATGAGAGCTTGTGTGCCTACATCATCAACCGACCAGAAGGATGCGATCGCCTGTTTTGCACCAGCTTTCTGAATCTGATAGCCAAAGCCCAAAATCTCGACCCCACTACCGAGTTTGCCAACCCCAGTCTGACAGGCACTGAGAACAATTAATTCCACATTGGGAATTTGCCAAGTAGTCAGTTCATTCAAGCGGACTTTATCCCCATTGCCAAAGATGATGAACGAATTTTCAGGCACACCATCATTAAACTCAGCATGGGTCGCAAAATGGAGAATATTGTAGCTATTGAATTTTGCTTCAGTATTAGCTCGGCTAAAGTCATCCTCTATTAAAGTAAAGGAGTCCTGAAATGAATTGGCGATCGCGATTACTTCCTTGAGCGTAGCAGGTAAACCCTGTTGTCCAAATTTTTTGGCTCCCGCCTTGCCACCAAAGGCTCCTGCGAGAATCCGTGGCTGCGTTTTAGGCTTAGGAGAGAAGTCGGAAAGGGTATAGGCAATGAGGTTGCTAATGCGATATTTTTCGCCGAGCCACTGCTTGCCATCATTGAGAGCGCTTAGGGGGATATAGCGCAAAATGTCATCAGGGGCATAGAGAATTGTCTGAGCTTGAATTAGCTCTGTCTCAATAGGTTTAATTAATAGTTTATAGAGCGCAATTGCAGGTTCTTTATAGTCTTCAGAGCCAGCATCGATCAACCCAGATTTGAATTCGGCAACTAACGCTTCTAATTTATCTTTAGTGATATTGACGGTGCGCTGGATGGGAAGATTCTGCTGCGAAAAGAGGATAATTTCTAAGCGATCGTCTAAAATGAATGGATAGAGTAATACAGTTCCTTTTGGGATTAGATTGAGATAGTCAGGGACTTTGTTAATTTCGGTTTTAGGAAGTTGTTGAATTTGATTGGCAAGTTGATTGTTGATGTCTTTGCTATTGTCAAAGCTAACGGCTAATAGCTTATCGCTAAGAGCTTTTTCTGGTTCTAAAAACCTGACACCTTTTGCCGTGCGATCACTACCTTTGATATTTTTAAAATAGTCCTCAAGTTCTTGCACCTTCAGTAAATCAAGGACTTGTAATGCCTCCATGACCCGTCCTTGTTTGAGCAAGAGATCTGCGAGATGGCGATAGCGATCAGCGACGGTGGCTAAATAGGATTGACGATCTGCTTGGGCGAGAGCACGAATATCCTTACGGATAGATTCGGTGATATTGATCGAAGACTTATAGAAAGCGATCGCTAAATGGTTTTGAGCGAGATTAACTAAAGTCGCAGCAATCTCAGCATTTGCCTGCGCTTCTCCCCTGCGTTCACCAATTTCCCGCACAATTGTGAGATGCTGCTGATACAAATCTAATGCTTTTTCATATTGTTTGAGGGCATAATAAGCATTGCCCAAATTACCCAAGGTTGCACCTTCCCCTTGACGGTCTTTGATATTGCGGACAAGCTCTAAGTTTTGCTGTAAATACTCAATAGCTTTTTGATGTTGTCCAAGGGCATTCAAGGTATTGCCTAGATTACCCAAAGTCGTGGCTTCACCATTGCGATCGCCAATTTGCTGATAGATGACTAGTGCCTGTTGATAGACCTCAGTGGCTTGCTGGTATTTGTTCAAGTATCCATAGGCATTACCTAAATTTTCGAGTGCTTTCGCTTCGCCACGTCGATCCGCGATCGCTCGAACAAGCTGTAAACTCTGCTGGAGCCATTCCAAGGCTTTTTGATATTGACCTAAATAAGCATAAGTATTGCCAATATTTCCCGTAGCATAGGCTTCTCCTTGGCGATCGCCGATGGTTTTGGTGGCGGCTAAATATTGCTGATAGAAGTCTAAGGCTTTTTGATATTGTCCTAGAGCCACATAGTTATTGCCTAAGAGACCAAGACTGAGACTTTCACCTTGGCGATCGCTCAGGTTTTGAGAAATTTTCAGGGCTTGCTGATGATGCTCAATTGCCTTTGGATATTGTCCCAAGGCAAAGTAAGTAGCTCCTAAATTATTAAGTACTTTCACTTCCAAATTGGAAATTTGCAATTGTCTGGCAATTTCGAGACTTTGGTTAAAAGCACTAATGGCGCGATCGTATTGGCTGAAAATAACGTAGATATTGCCGATCAATAAGCGCACATTGGCTTGATTGGGATAATCGTTGATTTCTTGATAAATCTGCAATGCTTGCTCAGCAGATGCCAAAGATTCACGAAACTGGCTCAATTGCGCCTGCTGAAGGCTTTGATTGAATAGGCGATCGGCTTCCATTTTGCGCGATTGCATCGGTTGAGCTTGGACAGTCATAGATGACATTGCCAGCGATAAACCAAAACCGCAACTATAAATTCCAGTTAAAACGAACGTGAGCCAATACGATTGAGAAGCCATAGCAGCACCTTAATTATTTAATTGCTTACAACCCATTGCCGATCGCAAAAAATGCTGACCAAAAATAGGGATGATTGTAATTTGAAGACTTAATCAAAGAAATTTGCGATCGCCTTAATGCCTCAGCAATGGGGATATCGCCCTTTTGTAACTCCTTATAAAAAGCATCCATGAGTAACTGTGTCCCCGTATCATCAACTTTCCACAGAGAGGCGATCGCCGATTTTGCCCCTGCCTTCTGGACTTGATAGCCAAATCCCAAAATTTCGATCCCTTCCCCCAAGGCCCCGATCCCAGTCTGACAAGCACTGAGAATGATCAGATCTACATTGGGGATATCCCAATCGCTAATTTCATTTAATCTAATTTTGTCGCCATTCCCAAAAATGATAAATGAGGTGTCAGGTGTACCAGTATTAAACTCAGCATGGGTAGCTAAATGCAAAATATTATGGTTTTTAAGTCGTGATTCAAATTCTTTGCGGCTGAACTGTTCTTCTTTGAGTGTGATGGAATTTTGAAAAGAATTCGCGATCGCCTGTACTTCTTGAATCGTGGCTGGCAATCCCGTTTGTCCAAACTTCTTCTCGTTACCCTTACCACCAAAGGCTCCTGCAAGAATACTCGGCTGCATTTTTGCTTTGGATGTAAAGTCGCTCAGGCTATAGGCAATCAGATTACTAATGCGATATTTCTCAATTAACCAATGTTTGCCATCGCTAGGTTTTGCTTCATATAGAGCCGAGAGGGGAATGTAGCGCAATAGGCTATCAGGAGCATAGAGAATTGTCTCCGTATTTGCCTGCTTGAGTTCTGTCTCAATCGGCTTAATTAAGATCTGATAGAGTTGGATCGCTGGTTCTTTAAAATCTTCAGAACCTGTATCTAATAAACTAGATTTGAAATTTTCGATTAAAGTTTTCAAATCATCCTGTTTAATATTGACAGTACGGCTAATCGGCGGCTGGTTTTGAGAGAATAGAATTAGCTCTAACCGATCATCAAGAATTAGTGGATAGAAGAGAACAGTTCTCTGAGGAATCTGTTTGAGGTAATCAGGAACCTTGTTGATTTCAGCTTTAGGGATTTGTTGGATTTGACTAGCAAGTTGGCGATTAAGTTCAGCGATTTGGGCAAACTTAACTGTGGAAACATCACGGATAAAAGCCTGCTCCACATCTAATAGTTGAATTCCCCGTAATGTTCTATCGGTTCCCTTAATATTTTTGAGATAGTCTTCCAGTTCTTGCACCTTGAGTAAGTCAATCACCTGCAAAGCTTCCATAACGCGACCCTGTTTCAGTAAAAGGTCAGCAAGACGGCGATAGGAACTCTCAATAGTAGATAAGTAAGACTTTTGATCTTCCTTGCTCAAACCACGGATATCTTTGCGAATTGCTTCACGAACATTTATTGATCGCTTATAAAACAGAATTGCTAACTCAGGTTGTCCCTGTTGGGAGAATAAATATCCAAGCTGACTCAGGGCGCTTCCTTCGCCAGCGCGATTGCCCATTTGAATAGCCGTAGCTAATGCTTGTTGATGATAGTCAAAGGCTTGATCAACTTGCCCCAGTGCATTGTAGGCAGTGCCTAAACTGCTGAGGGCAGTTCTGATGCCATCGCGATCGCCAATTTGTTTAGCAATTTCTAGACTTTGCTGGTAGTAGGCAACGGCTCTCTGGCTATCACCGAGGGCACGATAGGAAATTCCGAGATTGTTTAGTGTCCGTCCCTCTGTATAGCGATTACCAATTTCACGGGCAATCACTAGGGCTTGCTGGAAATAGCCGATCGCTTTGGGATATTGTCGAAGACTGTTATGGACAATTCCCAGATTATTTAAAGTATCAGCCTCACCGCTACGAGCGCCAACTTGCTTTTTGAGAGTTAAGGATTGCTGGTAATAATCAATGGCTTTCTGGTACTGCCCCAAAGAATCGTATGCCCCACCAAGGGTATTTAAGGCATCGGCTTCACCATTGCGATCATTAATTTGCTTTTTGATAACAAGAGATTTTTGATATTGCTCAATCGCTGTTTGATACTTACCAAGACCATCGTAGGCAATGCCAAGGGCGATATACAAATCTGACTCACCATCGCGATCGCCAATTTGCTTCAAGATGGGTAAACATTTTTGATAATAATCAATTGCCTTAGGATATTGTCCGAGCAGATTGTAGGCATTGCCGAGATTGCCTAACGAGCGACCTTCCCCATAGCGATCGCCAGTTTGTTTTTTAATTGCCAGAGCTTGCTCATGATATTCGATGGCTTTGGTGTACTGACCCAAGAAATAATAAGTGACCCCTAAATTAGCGAGGGAATTACCCTGATTATTGCGATCGCCAATTTCTTGAGCAATGGCTAAGGATTGCTGGTGATATTCAAGGGATTTTTGATACTTACCTAGAG containing:
- a CDS encoding CHAT domain-containing protein; amino-acid sequence: MASQSYWLTFVLTGIYSCGFGLSLAMSSMTVQAQPMQSRKMEADRLFNQSLQQAQLSQFRESLASAEQALQIYQEINDYPNQANVRLLIGNIYVIFSQYDRAISAFNQSLEIARQLQISNLEVKVLNNLGATYFALGQYPKAIEHHQQALKISQNLSDRQGESLSLGLLGNNYVALGQYQKALDFYQQYLAATKTIGDRQGEAYATGNIGNTYAYLGQYQKALEWLQQSLQLVRAIADRRGEAKALENLGNAYGYLNKYQQATEVYQQALVIYQQIGDRNGEATTLGNLGNTLNALGQHQKAIEYLQQNLELVRNIKDRQGEGATLGNLGNAYYALKQYEKALDLYQQHLTIVREIGERRGEAQANAEIAATLVNLAQNHLAIAFYKSSINITESIRKDIRALAQADRQSYLATVADRYRHLADLLLKQGRVMEALQVLDLLKVQELEDYFKNIKGSDRTAKGVRFLEPEKALSDKLLAVSFDNSKDINNQLANQIQQLPKTEINKVPDYLNLIPKGTVLLYPFILDDRLEIILFSQQNLPIQRTVNITKDKLEALVAEFKSGLIDAGSEDYKEPAIALYKLLIKPIETELIQAQTILYAPDDILRYIPLSALNDGKQWLGEKYRISNLIAYTLSDFSPKPKTQPRILAGAFGGKAGAKKFGQQGLPATLKEVIAIANSFQDSFTLIEDDFSRANTEAKFNSYNILHFATHAEFNDGVPENSFIIFGNGDKVRLNELTTWQIPNVELIVLSACQTGVGKLGSGVEILGFGYQIQKAGAKQAIASFWSVDDVGTQALMEAFYKELKTGNVTTAEALHRAQISLIKSSQFNHPKYWSAFFVIGNGL
- a CDS encoding CHAT domain-containing protein, coding for MSKHRITFRKILPPIIITTCLACTSIPISQDDRLLAQEKGSITTPQDQTILNSKIQAERLREQARTLYQAKQYPEALKSLEQALQIYRSLKDRSNEAKILINLGQVYRSLKDSAKAIAYYQQALEIAIQIADLQSQSNVLNSLGNVYNFLGQKQKAIEFYQQSLAIAEQTSESVCANLPKDKSCIVIRDIQRNSLNGLGNVHNSLGQYQKAIDFYQQSLAIAKQMGKRQWESLALGNLGNTYDSIGQHQKAIELFHQSLAIARQISDRDGEGTILLSLGNAYNSLGKYQEAINFYQQSLVIAKQLRDQKSVGSALGNLGSTYNSLGQYQKAIEFFQQSLVIDQKLGDRQGEGITLGNLGNAYYYLGQYQKAIEFYQQSLAIAQQTNNRHSTAIWLNNLGNVHNSLGQYQKALDFYQKSLEITKQIGDLKGEGKLLGNLGNAYYYLQQYPKAIQFYQQSLASAKQIGDRQNEGAWLNNLGVAYHYQKQYLKAIEFYQQSLNIYQEIGDREGLGSVLTNLGSAYTISRQYPKALNYYYQALATVQQIGDRYGESATLKNLGYLFTAQQQPELAILFYKRSINISESIRKDIRGLPKTAQQSYLETVADGYKRLADLLIKQGRVMEALQVIDLLKFQELEDYLKNIKGSDRSAQGVRLLEPEKAISDKLLAVSFENSKEINRQLANKIQQLPKSEINKVPDYLQKIPQGTALLYPLILGDRIEIILFSPNTTPISRTVKISQKELENLVIDFRAALLDASNEDVKKPAAQLYKLLIKPIETELVQAKATTILYAPDGQLRYIPIAALYDGKQWLAEKYRISNLIAYSLFDFSTQPKNSPNILAGAFGGKSGERKFGQTALPATVKEIQAIANSFQNSVTLTEENFSRQAIESKFKNHNILHLATHAEFNTGTPDNSFIIFGNGDKIRLNEITDWQIPNIDLIVLSACQTGVGKLGDGVEILGFGYQVQKAGAKNAIASLWSVNDEGTQALMEAFYRELKKGDITPTEALNRAQVTLIKSPKYNHPNYWSAFFAIGNGL